The window CCTGTTCCAGGGGGTCTCTCACCGCAGCATGACGGGGGGCGTCACGGGAGCGCCGGCACGCACGCCGCGTCCGCGTAGCGCGGCACGGTCCGGGACCAGTAGTAACAGCCGCGGACCCAGCCGATCATGCCCTCCACGTAGCCGACGCCCGAGGGGCTCAACTCCGGTTCGACCTGGGCGAAGAGCATCTGGAACTCCTTGATCGTGGCGTTGATCTGCTGGATGGCCAGCATGACGGCCGCCGGCAGAGAGCAGCGCTGTTCGCGCTGGTGGGCGAGGGCCAGGTTGATCATTCCGCCTGCGCGCTGTTCCTTCACCGCGGAGAACAGGTCGGGTATCCACACCGCCGCGTCGGCGGACAACCGGCCCAGTCGGCGTACGACGGGGTGGTGGAGTTCGGCGTGGGTCAGCTCGTGCGGCTGGGCGGCCTCGCACAGCGGATGGAACGGCTCGACGCCCGCGGTCAGCGACCGTATCGACGTGCAGTGCCCGGTCCGCAGGGGGAGGGAGTCAGCCTGCGCCACCGCCTCGTACAACAGGCCGTGCACGTACTCACGGCTCTTCCACGCCCACCGCGCGGCCTGGTCCGGCGTGCACCGCTCCCGGACCTGCCGGTGGAGATCGGCCAGGGCCGCGCCGAGCGGAGTGCTGGGCCGGCGGCCGTCCCGCAGAATCGCGATGCTCTCGAAC of the Streptomyces sp. T12 genome contains:
- a CDS encoding (-)-alpha-amorphene synthase; the protein is MSTTHEEIAVGVPDGIPVPHLKELIDTHLHMPFPFMRNRHEPAATAGVDAWLAAWGLTADPEVAAMIARTRPAELASYNSPTMDSGLLQIVANQIAYQFVFDDRAEEIGRHSPGLLMPMLFESIAILRDGRRPSTPLGAALADLHRQVRERCTPDQAARWAWKSREYVHGLLYEAVAQADSLPLRTGHCTSIRSLTAGVEPFHPLCEAAQPHELTHAELHHPVVRRLGRLSADAAVWIPDLFSAVKEQRAGGMINLALAHQREQRCSLPAAVMLAIQQINATIKEFQMLFAQVEPELSPSGVGYVEGMIGWVRGCYYWSRTVPRYADAACVPALP